From Spiroplasma endosymbiont of Diplazon laetatorius:
ATATCTTGTAATTGTTGTTTTAAACGATTTAAAATTGTTTCATTTTGTTCTGATTCAATTTGTTTTTCTAATCTTAATTTTTTTAATTCTTGTCTTTCTAAATCTCCAATATATTTGGGATTTAATTTATATAATTCTTTGATTTCTTTTAAAATTTCTTTTATTTTTTCATTATTTACTTTTAATACACTTTTAATAACATCTTTTGATATTAAAGGACTTTGTAAGTTAACTATGTCTATAGGTTCTTTAAAGTATGCCCCTTCATCTGAAAGAGTTTCTTTGTTAGGTCTATAAACAATAGAACCATTACTTACTCAACCATTTGCTTCTAACATTCCTGTGAATGTTTTTGTAATAACTGATTTACCACTTCCAGATTCTCCTACGATTGCAAGGATTTCTTGGTCATATAAATCTAAATCAACATTTCTAATAGCAGTTAAAAAATTACCTCTAACTTGGAATTTAACTTCCATGTCACGAACAGATATAATTCTATTTTCTTTGTTCATAATTTTTTACTTCCTATCTATGTGTTTTAGGATCTAATGAATCGGCAAATACTTTACCTACTAAGAAGAATAATAATGATATTCCCCCTACAAAGGCTACAGGGATAATTAATAAGTGTGGATACACTTCTCAATCTGATCCAGTTAGCAATTCATTTAAAATTGATCCTAATGATGCTTGATCTAATGTGTTAGTTACAAATCCAAAGTTATAGTATGCAAGTAATGCATCGATAGCTATAGCTGTTGGGATTGCAAATGTTGATGTTTGAATAACTATTGGTAAGATTTTTGGCATAATATTTTTTCTAATGATTTTTGAACTTGGTGTTCCTAAAACTCTAGATGCAATGTTGTATTCTGCATTTCTTACAAGCATAATTTGAACCCTAATAACTGCTGCTAAAGTGATTCAACTTGTAAGTGATATACCAAATATCAATACTGGAATTGATGTAGTTCCTCCAAATAAGAAGATAACCATCAATCATAATATTAATGATGGAATAAGAGTAAGAAATCTAGTAATTTCAATAAATACTAGGTCTAATTTTGAGAAAAACCCTCAAATTGATCCTAATAAAATTCCTAATAAAATTTGAATTGAAGCAACAAAGAATGTAAATATCAATGTTGTTCTTGTTCCAATTCACATTTTAGTTCATAAATCTTCACCAAATTTACCTAATCCAAATATATGTTGTCAACTTGGTGCTTCAAAGTCTATACCAGGTCTGTCAATTGGTACTGGTTCTTTTCCAATTCCAATTGAACATGCCATAATGATTATTGCTATTAATAATGATAATGAAATAATGAATGTTTTTGATTTACCAACTCTAGTAAATACTGATTTTCAGTAACTATATGGTTTATTTGTAATTCTTTCTGATTCTTCGTGCTTTGCACCAACTACTTTGAAGAGTGAACCATCTATAGAATTCATTTCTTCTTTTGTATATTGTTTTTGTTCCATAAATAATTCCCTTCTATTTTGTTAGTTTTATTCTTGGGTCTAATGTTGCAAGTAGTAAGTCCCCAATTAAACTTGAGAATACTCCAGCTGAAGCTGATACGAAAATATATCCTAAAACAACGAATGTATCTTTGTTAGAAACCCCGTTAAGAATAAATTTACTCATACCATCAATTGATCAATGTCTTTCAACTAAGATACTTGATCCAAATAATGTTAATACAAATATTTCTGGTAATGTTTTAACTAATCTAACCCCAGCATTTCTAAAGATGTGAACGTAGAATACGTATTTTTCACTTAATCCTTTTGATAATGCAAATTTTGCATAATCTGCAGTCATTTCGTCAAGAACAAACCTTCTTGTATTAACGATAATCATTGGCATAACCAACAACATTACCCCTATTACTGGTCAAATTTTTGTACCAAAGTTAGAGTTATCAAATGACCCTTGTGCTCCAAATACATAAATTGACATTTTGTATAGCAGAGAAATAATAACCAACGCTGGTATTGCACTAATAATTAAACTAGTACCGTTTATTGCATTGTCAGCTGATTTCTCCTTGTTTTTAGCAGCAAGAATACCTAAAGGTACTCCTACAAGATAAGAAAGAGTTACTCCAATTGCTCCTATTTTAAATGAGATAGGAATTGATTTAGCAAAAGCGTCTTGAACTAATGTTCCTGGCGCTCCACCACTAGCCTTATTCATAAACACTCCTAAGTAAAATCACATAGTTACTACTTCTCCAGAAATAGCTCCTGAGTTTGAAATTTTAGGATCTAATATAATATGTTTAGGTATAAATGGTGTTATATTTCTTAAATAAATAAACATTTGTTGAATCATTGGTCCATAAACTCCAAACATTTTCATTCTATTTTCCAATAGATTGTAATATTCTTCAGAACCATAAATAATTCCATGTTTTGCTAAATCTATATCTGCTAAATATGCACCATCTGTAGTTACAACTCTTAACATTACAAACACTATTGCTATTGCAATATAAAGTGTTATAAATGCATATAAAATTCTTTTCAGAGAATAAGATAATAAAGGGTTTTTTTGCATAAATTCATTAAAGTTTTGCTGAGTTTTATTAAAACCACTTTTTAAATTCTCTATATGGCTTGTTTTAGTTTGTTTGATTTCTTCTTTAAGACTGATTTCATCAAACAACTCAAGGAGCGAATCTTCACTCTTTTCTGAGCCATTAACTTTTGTTTCCATAAGTTTAAGTTATCCTTTCTAGTTTATTTTTGATCTTTAAAACCTATATAATATCTATAAAGGTGATTTAAATGAAAGATAAAAATAAAACAAGTAATTTTCAAAAATTAAAAGATTTACGTGAGCAAGAAAAACAAGCCCACAAACAACAAGTACAAGATAAAGTGAGTGAGGTTTCAAGAGATCCAATTGGTTCACAAACCAGATATATTGAATCTAAGAAACTAAGGTGATACGACTATCTAATTGCGCTAGGAATAAGTGCTGGTGTTATTGGAATCAGTTTTATTTTAGGAATCTTTGCATTTAAAGATTTCTCTAAAACTGAATGAATAACTACAGCAAGTGCTTTGATTGCTCTGTTAACTTGATTAATCATTGGATATATCAAGAACAGACAAGTTGCAAAGTTCTATAATGACACAAGAAGAAGGTATCAAACCACTCTATCAGAAGAGGAAGGCTTTTTAAGAAGAATTTCTAAAATAGCCTTATTAATCTGCTTGGTATTGACAATAACTTCAATTATTATTTGAGTTACACCCTAGAGGTGTAATTTTTTTTTAACTTAATAAAAAAAGAATGATAGATTTATAAAAAGCTTAGGTACATTGTTATCCTAACTGTTTATAAAATAAATCATTCTTTTAAATATTAAATACTACAAATAAAATTGAATTTTATTGAAAATATCATTTAAAACTTTTGTTTAATTTATAAACAATTACGATCATTGCGCCATGTGTTGTGCTGCGCAGTACATAGCCATTTTATTGTCTAAATTCGCATTGTCTTTAAAAAACATATTTTTAAATGACAATGTAGAAAACGCAAAAAAGGCAGCCGGTTTATTGAATTTTTTAATGGTCAATAGTGCTTTCATTTTTTGGTCTCCTTCATCGCCTAATAAGATACTAGCAAAAGGAAGTTATAATTTCAATAAAAAACCAGATTAAATACAAAAAAATAGGCATCTAGTTGCCTATTCAGAAGTAATATACGCCTGTGTCTATTTTTTTGTAATCTCCTTCAAGTGCATACATAACACCCGTTAAGAAATCTATTAATCTTTTCTTCTCTTCTCGTTCAATTTCAGTTAATTTAACTGTAACATTTTTGAACCTTAGTAAACAATCAGCAATTTGCTTTGTGTCATCATAACTGTGAGGTAAAAAGTGAGTTACATGTTCCTCATTAAATTCAGTTATAACAGCAGAAGCTGTATTGTAATCTTCTTGTTTATTTTCAAGAGTTTCTTGTTTTTCAACAATATTTTCTTGTTTTTTGTTAAATAATCCCATTAATTATCATTTCTTTCTTAAGAAAGTTGGGAAATCTCCATCTCCATCTTCAGCAGTATCTTCAATTTTTTGAGCTACTTGTGGTTGTTGACCAGCAACGTTAGCTTGTTTTCATTGACCCATTCTGTCTTGAACATGTTTGTTTTCTTCTTCAGTTTGTTTTACATATTCTGGTCTTTTATCTTGGTTAGCCATAAATGAAGTTCTTTGTTCATAAGCAGTTTCAACTTGTCTTTCTTCTTCAAATGAAGGTTGAGATTGTTGTTGAGGAGCTGAATATTGTTCAACTACTGGTGTTGATTGTTGATTGTTTAAAGTTGGTGCAACATATTCATCATCAAATCCAGTTGCAATAACAGTAACAATTAAATCATCATCCAAGTGTTCATTGATCGCAATACCAAAGATAATGTTTACATCTTCTCCACTTGCTTGTTGTACAATATCAACTGCATCATATGCATCGTTAAGTGAAACTGTTTTTCCACCAGTAACGTTAATAATTGCATCTTTTGCTCCACGAATTGAAGTTTCTAATAATGAAGAAGTAATAGCTTTGTTTGCAGCTTCAATTGCTTTATCTTCTCCAGAACCAATTCCGATTCCAAATAAAGCATTTCCTTTACCTTTCATTACAGTTCTAACGTCAGCAAAGTCCAAGTTAATTACAGCAGGAACTGCAATTAGGTCAGTAATTGTTTGAACCCCTTGTTTTAAGATGTTATCAGCTTCTCTGAATGAATCTTGAACTGGAATTCCTCCAATAATTTCTAATAATCTATCGTTTGAAATAATAATAATTGAATCAACATATTTTCTTAATTCATTTAACCCTTGAACAGCATAAGAATTTCTTAATCTTCCTTCAAATCTAAATGGTTTTGTAACAATAGCAATAACCAATGCTCCTGTTTCCATAGCGATTCTAGCAATTTCAGGAGCAGCACCTGTTCCTGTTCCTCCACCCATTCCGGCAGCAACAAAGATTAAGTCTGATCCTTTTAATACGTTTTTAATTTCTTCTTCTGATTCAATAGCAGCTTGTTTACCGATTTCTGGGTTTGCCCCTGCTCCTAAACCTTTTGATAATTCTTCACCTAAAACAATTTTAGTTGGTGCAGCACTTGCAGCTAAAACTTGAGCATCAGTGTTTGCAACTATAAAGTCAACTCCTTGAACGTTGTCATCAACCATTCTGTTAACTGCGTTACAACCTCCACCACCAACACCAATAACTTTGATCTTGGCATTTTGATTTAAATCTAATTTTGTAGACATATATTTTTTCCTCACCTTATTATTTATTTATTTCTTTGCGTATTTATAATACCATTTTTTAAATAGTTTTCATTGTTTTGATAATTTTGTTGAAACATCATTTGTTGATGATTCATTTGTTGGTAATTAGCTCTTTGGTTTTGTTGTGCAAAACCTTGTTGAGCCATAAGCCTATTTTGTTGAGCCATAGGCACATTTTGTACAGCAGGTCTTCCTTGCATGATTGGTTGTTGCTGAACTTGAGGTGCAACAACCATTTTTGGATTAGGATATATAGCTGTACTTGTTTTGATTTCTTTTTGAGTTTTATTAACTGCACGTGAATGTTTAATCATTCCACATAATGAAGTGGTTCAAATCTCACTTGCTCCAGTAACTAATGAATAGTATATTTCAGAAATATTTTTGTAGTTACTTCTTAGCAATATTTTTTCAAATCCTGCTATTTCAGTTATTTTTCCTGTGTGATAAACTTTAAAGTTTTTAACATTTTGCATTTCTCTTGAAATTAATACATCAGCTTTATCTATAACAGCATTCATTTCTTCTAATAAAATATTTTTTAAATCTATTGCTCTAAGTTCATAAGTTCTTTTTTCATTAGCTAGATATTTTCTGTAAATAACAGTGTTATCTAGAGTGCTTGATGAAAAGTTCAATAATTTAAATATATATTTATCAGCAATATCAAATTTAGCTGCCATTTGAGTAGCTACATTTTCAATGATATTTTTTATACCAAAGTTAATTGTTTGTTTTTTAACAAGAGTTTCTCTTGAAAAGAAACCAATATCAATGCAATCTCAATTTCAGTTTATTAATGCAAATGTGTCTCTAAAGTTTAGCCCATCACTACATTGTTTTGCAAGTGTATATAAGTGACTTGCTACAACCAATTTTTCTATTCCTAGATTTTTAATAACTTTATCAAACGATTCAACAATATGTCTTTCAGTTGTATAAACTTTTGCATTCATAGAAACTATGTTAGCTTTTATACCGATTGGTGGTTTTGCAACACTGTGAAAGTTATTTAGTTTGAATTCATAAGGTTTTATGTTTGTTACAACTAAGTTTTCATCATAAACTACTTTTCTAGAATGTTTATATAAAGTTTTAATGTGTTCTGGTCTTATAACTTTATCTGGATTTTCAACAAATACACTTGGAGAAGCATCTTTTATTTGAAGTGATCCTGTAGGATAAACTATTGATACTCTTTCAATTTTCTCTTTGTATATTGATTCGTATTTGTTGATCATTCTTGCTAATCTATGAGAAACAATGTTTGTATCAACTATATCATTATTTTCTGTAAGTCAACTAACTTTGTTCTTTTCTCTATCTTTGAAAACAACTTTTAAACCAATGTTTTTTTTGTATTTACCTACAGCAAATTTAATATATTTCTTACTTATTTCAATAACTGCATAAGTTTCGTTTTGCATTTTATTCACCAACCTTTCTAATAGCTCAAAGTTTAGCACTATGAGCTCTCCTATTTTCTTCTAATTCTTTTTCACCTGCTATGACAGGTTTTTTTATTACAAGTTCAAAGTCTTTTTTAACTTCCATGTTAACTGGAAGTTTACTTAGGAACTTATCTTCTTTTGATGTTGTTTTAGTCTTAAAAATGTCTTTAATAATCTTTTCTTCTAAAGAGTGGAAAGTTATTACTGCAATAACTCCTCCTGGATTTAATAATTCTAATGAATTACTTAAAGATCTTTTTAAAACTTCAAGTTCATTGTTAACATATATTCTTAATGCTTGGAAAACCTTTTTTGCAGGGTGTTTTTTTTGCTTAAGAACTTTTTGAGGTAAACACTCTTTTATAATTTCAACTAATTGAAATGTAGTTTTTATCTCACTTACTTGTCTTTTTTCTACTATTTTTTTTGCAATATTTCATGAAAACTTTTCATCACCATATTGAAAGAAAATGTCAGCTAGTTGTTTTTCATCAAACGTATTAACAACTTGCTTTGCAGTTACTTTTGTATTTTGTTGATCCATTCTCATGTCTAATTCTGAATCAAAGCGATAACTAAAACCCCTATCTGCTTTGTCGAATTGTGGACTTGAAACTCCCAAATCATATAAAATACCATCTACTTTTTTAATCCCATTTAAAGAAAGTAGAACTTTGATATCTGCAAAATTACCTTCTAAAATAGTAAAATTACTTGATATATCTTCAAGTTTTTTTCTACTTATAGCAATTGCGTCTTTATCTTGATCAATTGCATATAAATGTCCCTGATCTAATTTTTTTAAAATTTCAGCACTGTGACCTGCTCGCCCAAGAGTACAGTCAACATAAATCCCGTTGTTTTTTATATTTAACAAATCAATAGATTCATTAAGCAAAACAGATGTATGTTCTTGTGCCATTAATTTACTCCGCCCAATTTCTCAGCTGCATCAACCAACTGAACTTTAGCATCTTTATCATAAGTTAGATGCTTTTCTTTGTCTCAAATTTCTATTCATTCACCAGCCCCGGTAATTTGAACAGTTTTTGAAATTCCAACCTCTTCTAATAAGTTTGCAGGAATTTTAATTCTTCCAGCATTATCAATTGATAATTCATCAGTATTTGAAAAGATTGTTCTAACAACAGTACGTGTTGAAGTAGAAAGTGCACTTTGTGACTTTAACTCGTTATATCATTCTTTGAAGTTTTCAGGAGTTCTAATTTCTAGACAGTTCCCATCAATACTTCTTGTTACATAAACAAGTTCGCCCAACTTATTACGTAGCTTTGAAGGTATTGTAAGTCTAGATTTATCATCCAAATTATGTTCAAATTTTCCGAATAACATGCAAAGTCACCCACTTTCTCCCACACATAAACAATTATATACCACTTTAATACATATTCAAGTTTTTTTTAAACTTTTTGTCCCACTTTTAAACAAAAAAAGTGCCTATTTAGGCTCTTTTTTAGTGAATTATTTTTCTTTCTAAAGAATTTATAATTTTATTAACTTTGATTTTTAAATTTCTTTCATTTTCCATAACCTCTTCAATTGAGGGACAGTTCTTTAACAATAATGGCCTTATAAAGTATTTATTTAAGTAAATTTTGTAATATAAGTAAAAACTTCTTAATAAACTAACAGATGTTACTGGATCTGCTTTTTCTACTATGTCATAGAAGGTTTTTTCATCTACTTCATGACCAAATACGTTAAAACCATTCTCATTTAATGAGTTAAGAGCTGATAAAGGAATAATTTTTTGAGAAATTTCTTTTATATTGTTAATCATTTTTTAGTTCCTCCAGAATAATTAATCGACAAATGTTTGAAAAAATACAAAAAAAAAGCACTTTTTTAAGTGCTCTTATTTATTAATTAATCAACTTTTTTAACTTCTTTATTTTTGTAGTAACCACATTCACGACAAACTCTATGTGGTTTGATCATACTTCCACAGTTTGGACATGAAATAATTGCTGAGCTTACTAAAGCCAAGTGACTTCTTCTTTTGTTTTTAGCAGCTTTACTGGTCTTTCTAAATGGTACAGCCATGTTGACACCTCCGTTGTTTTATTCTTCAAAATTAAAATCTTTTAATTTATCTCATCTTGAATCTATTTGATTTTCTTGTTCTTGTTGGTATTCATCTTCAGACATAAGTATGTAATCTTTACCGACAAATGAAATTTTATCATAATTATTAGTCAAATTCATAGGAATATTTAAAACTATTTGCTCTATTGCATAGTCTAAAACGTTGAATTTGTCTCCCAAAACGATGTTATGTTGATCATCGTTTACATCTTCAAAGTAATATTCTTCATTTCACTCATAACTTTGATCTTTTAATTGTATTTCTTTACCATCTCTTGCATCAATTGCAGAAATTGATGCAGTAATAGTAGCGCTTACAATAACTGATTTCATTATTTCTTGGTAATTTAAAATACCTTTAACATGTACTTTATCAATAGATTTAATTAAGTCGTGATTTATATTAAAATCAGAGCTTATTTCAAAATCATTGTCTAAATTAATGATTTTCTTTAATTCTATTTCTTTTTTAAGCATTATCTCACCTCTATTTTTAGTTTAGATAAGTTACTTAATACTTTATCTCATTCATTTTGAACTTCTTGATCAGTTAGTTGGTTTTCAACACTGTTGAATTCAAATGAAACAGAAACTGATTTAGAATTTGTTTCTTTTAGTTTCTCGTCTTGATAAATATCAATTAATTCTACTTTTGTTAAATGATTTACACCTTCAACAACAGTTTTAATTACTTGTGAGTATTTATCTGTTGAGTTTAAAATAAATGATACATCTCTTGTTGTTTTTTGGAATTTAGAAATATCTTGAGCTCTAATCACTGAATTTTTAGTGTTTTGAACTTCAGTTATATTTAATTCTAAAACAAATGTTGAATCTAACTTTTGAGATTGTTCAAATTTAGGGTTTAATTTATAAATAAATCCTAATGTTTTTCCCTCGAAAGTAATTTTTGCATTAATAAATGGATGAATTTCATTTGGTGCTTTTTCATTTACATCGAATGAAACATCATTTAAATCAATATTGTATGTTTGTAATATTGAATCACAAATACCTTTTAAATAAGCATAACTTGATTTAATTGATATGTCATAACCTTTTTGATTCATAACATCTCCTGAAATTAATACAGATAAATGTCTTTGTCTTAAGTTATCCATGTTGTAGATATCTGCAAATTCATATAATTTAACATTTTTATTACCTTTTGAGTAGTTAAATGCTGCCGTTTCAATAATTGATCTTGATAAACTTAATCTAAAAGTTTCTCTCAATTTACTTAATGGACTCATTAAGTTTATTGGGTTATTAATATTGAATAAGTTTCAGTTATCAACTGTTTCGCTTGAAAGTAATGAATAAGTTTTAATATTTGTAAATCCAAGACCTAATAAATAGTTTTCGTTTTGTTTTTGTAAACGTAAATCTAATTTTTTAGATTTGTTATCTGAAAGAATTTTTGGCGGAATTGATTTAACATTGTCATAACCATAAATTCTTGTAACTTCTTCTACAATATCAGCACTATGTGCTATATCAGTTCTAAATTCATCAACTTTAAATAATAATTCATCACCATTTTCAACTATTTCAAAATCTAATGCTTTGAATAAGTTAATTATTTCTTTAGCTGTTAAATTTACTCCCATTAATTTATGGATGTAATCTAATTTAACACTAACTTGTGCTTGTTGTTCGCTTGATTCTTTAGCTATTTCAAGTTCACTGTTTGATTCATAAATATTATATTGATCCAATCAGTACATAACTCTATTTTGAGCTATTGTGTATAGTTTTGAACTTACAGGTTTCATATATCTTTGTAAGTCAACTGTTGAAGTATTAAATTCTTTTTGTTGTTTTCTCATAAAGATTGGGTCTAATGAAAGATATACAACCAATATTTCTTTTGAATCAACTGTTGGTAAGAATTCTTCATTTACTTCAACTCCAAGAGTAGAAATAACATTACCATCACTTGTCAATTGTAAATTAACACTGTGGTCAGCATTTTTATTGTTTTTAATTTCTAATTGAGATTTTAATTTACTTGGATCTAAGAACAATACTGGTTGTCCTGTTTCAATAGCTATAGCATTTGCTAAATCTAATCAGAAGTTGTGAGTTGTTTTAGCATCATTGAATTTTAATCAAACATCTTGATTTGAATAAATTTTGTATTCTTTTTCACCAATACTCATAACTTCTTTAATGCCAACCATTTGCATAGCTGCACTTCTAACAACTTTTTCAACTTCTTTATCAATTTTAATTGATACAGGTGAAGTTAAAGAATTTGTCTTAAAAGTATAGTTTTTTGTCATGTCATTTATATCTTTATCAAAGTAATTAGCTAATTCCTTAGCTAATTGCATTGCTCCCAATGCATCACTTCTGTTTAAAGTTAAATCAACTTCTCAAACAGCATCTAAGAAACCAATTTCTTCTAAAGCTGTTTCGTTTCCTATCATTGAATAAGTATCTTCTTTTGTAACTATTGGATAAATTCAATCTTTTTCTTTATCTGATAAAGCTTTTGGATTTAATCCAAGTTCAGTTAATGCACAAAGCATTCCTTCTGACATTTTTCCTTTGATTTCTCTGTTTTCTAACTTTAATCCGTTAGATATTTTTTTACCTGCTTCTGCAAGAATTACATATTGTCCTTCTTGTACGTTGCTAGCTCCACAAACAATTGGAGAAACTAAGTCTTCACCTTTATCCACAAAACAAAAACTTAAGTGAGTTCCTTCCATTGGAGTTACATTACCAACATGAGCAATTTTAAGTTTGTCATTTAAAGATGAATAATCTTTAAATGAGTCAACTTCAAAACCAAGTGAGTTTAATGCAACAGTAATTTGTTCATTTTTAACACCAGTTAAATCTATTAACTTTTCTAATCATTTTCTTGTTAAATACATATTAATCTCACTTTCTAATCTCCAAAGAATTTAAATTGATCTAAGAATCTAATGTCGTTTTCATACATATCTCTTATGTTTTTTAGACCATATTTTAACATTGCAAGTCTTTCAATACCAACTCCAAATGCTAAACCAGTTACTTTTTCAGGATCTAAACCATTAGCTTCAATAACTTCTGGAGCTAACATACCTGATCCTAAAATTTCGATAAATCCAGTATATTTACATATTGGACAACCTTCTCCACTACAGTTTATACATCTAACATCAACTTCTGCTGAAGGTTCAGTAAATGGAAAGAAACTAGGTCTCATTCTAATTACTGTGTCTTCTGAGAATAAACGTTTACACATATATTCTAAAACTCATTTTAAGTTAGCAAAACTAACTTTTTCTCCAATAGCAAATACGTCCATTTGCATAAATTGGTGTGAGTGAGTTGCATCATCATCATCACGTCTATAAACGTTACCATAACTTACAGCTGCCATATTAATATTTCCAGTTTTTGCAGCTTCTGTTAACATTCTTGCTGTCATGTTTGTTGCATGAGTTCTTAAAACTGTGTGCTCATCTATATATAATGTATCTTGCATATCTCTTGCAGGGTGTCCTATTGGCATATTAAGTTTTTGGAAACAATATTCATCTGTTTCAAACTCAGTTCCGTCAACCATTTCATAACCTAATTCAGTAAAAATAGATGAAACTTCATCAATTACAAGGTTTAGAGGGTGTTTAGTACCCATTTTTAAGTTAACTCCAGATAATGTTAAATCTATTTTCTCTGCTTCTAATACTTTTTTTAATTCTTCGTTTTCAAATTTATCACTTAAAGCATTTAATTTACCAAAGATAACTTCTTTGATTTCATTAGCTTTTTGACCAGCTTCTTTTCTTTCTTCAGGAGAAGCTGTTTTTAAGTTTTTAAGAATTTCAGTTAATGGAGAATCTTTTCCAGCAAACTCTTTTTTTA
This genomic window contains:
- a CDS encoding cell division protein SepF, giving the protein MGLFNKKQENIVEKQETLENKQEDYNTASAVITEFNEEHVTHFLPHSYDDTKQIADCLLRFKNVTVKLTEIEREEKKRLIDFLTGVMYALEGDYKKIDTGVYYFWIGN
- the rsmH gene encoding 16S rRNA (cytosine(1402)-N(4))-methyltransferase RsmH, with the protein product MAQEHTSVLLNESIDLLNIKNNGIYVDCTLGRAGHSAEILKKLDQGHLYAIDQDKDAIAISRKKLEDISSNFTILEGNFADIKVLLSLNGIKKVDGILYDLGVSSPQFDKADRGFSYRFDSELDMRMDQQNTKVTAKQVVNTFDEKQLADIFFQYGDEKFSWNIAKKIVEKRQVSEIKTTFQLVEIIKECLPQKVLKQKKHPAKKVFQALRIYVNNELEVLKRSLSNSLELLNPGGVIAVITFHSLEEKIIKDIFKTKTTSKEDKFLSKLPVNMEVKKDFELVIKKPVIAGEKELEENRRAHSAKLWAIRKVGE
- the rpmF gene encoding 50S ribosomal protein L32; this translates as MAVPFRKTSKAAKNKRRSHLALVSSAIISCPNCGSMIKPHRVCRECGYYKNKEVKKVD
- the mraZ gene encoding division/cell wall cluster transcriptional repressor MraZ, with the protein product MLFGKFEHNLDDKSRLTIPSKLRNKLGELVYVTRSIDGNCLEIRTPENFKEWYNELKSQSALSTSTRTVVRTIFSNTDELSIDNAGRIKIPANLLEEVGISKTVQITGAGEWIEIWDKEKHLTYDKDAKVQLVDAAEKLGGVN
- a CDS encoding YceD family protein; the encoded protein is MLKKEIELKKIINLDNDFEISSDFNINHDLIKSIDKVHVKGILNYQEIMKSVIVSATITASISAIDARDGKEIQLKDQSYEWNEEYYFEDVNDDQHNIVLGDKFNVLDYAIEQIVLNIPMNLTNNYDKISFVGKDYILMSEDEYQQEQENQIDSRWDKLKDFNFEE
- the ftsZ gene encoding cell division protein FtsZ, whose amino-acid sequence is MSTKLDLNQNAKIKVIGVGGGGCNAVNRMVDDNVQGVDFIVANTDAQVLAASAAPTKIVLGEELSKGLGAGANPEIGKQAAIESEEEIKNVLKGSDLIFVAAGMGGGTGTGAAPEIARIAMETGALVIAIVTKPFRFEGRLRNSYAVQGLNELRKYVDSIIIISNDRLLEIIGGIPVQDSFREADNILKQGVQTITDLIAVPAVINLDFADVRTVMKGKGNALFGIGIGSGEDKAIEAANKAITSSLLETSIRGAKDAIINVTGGKTVSLNDAYDAVDIVQQASGEDVNIIFGIAINEHLDDDLIVTVIATGFDDEYVAPTLNNQQSTPVVEQYSAPQQQSQPSFEEERQVETAYEQRTSFMANQDKRPEYVKQTEEENKHVQDRMGQWKQANVAGQQPQVAQKIEDTAEDGDGDFPTFLRKKW
- the oppB gene encoding oligopeptide ABC transporter permease OppB is translated as METKVNGSEKSEDSLLELFDEISLKEEIKQTKTSHIENLKSGFNKTQQNFNEFMQKNPLLSYSLKRILYAFITLYIAIAIVFVMLRVVTTDGAYLADIDLAKHGIIYGSEEYYNLLENRMKMFGVYGPMIQQMFIYLRNITPFIPKHIILDPKISNSGAISGEVVTMWFYLGVFMNKASGGAPGTLVQDAFAKSIPISFKIGAIGVTLSYLVGVPLGILAAKNKEKSADNAINGTSLIISAIPALVIISLLYKMSIYVFGAQGSFDNSNFGTKIWPVIGVMLLVMPMIIVNTRRFVLDEMTADYAKFALSKGLSEKYVFYVHIFRNAGVRLVKTLPEIFVLTLFGSSILVERHWSIDGMSKFILNGVSNKDTFVVLGYIFVSASAGVFSSLIGDLLLATLDPRIKLTK
- the oppC gene encoding oligopeptide ABC transporter permease OppC, whose protein sequence is MEQKQYTKEEMNSIDGSLFKVVGAKHEESERITNKPYSYWKSVFTRVGKSKTFIISLSLLIAIIIMACSIGIGKEPVPIDRPGIDFEAPSWQHIFGLGKFGEDLWTKMWIGTRTTLIFTFFVASIQILLGILLGSIWGFFSKLDLVFIEITRFLTLIPSLILWLMVIFLFGGTTSIPVLIFGISLTSWITLAAVIRVQIMLVRNAEYNIASRVLGTPSSKIIRKNIMPKILPIVIQTSTFAIPTAIAIDALLAYYNFGFVTNTLDQASLGSILNELLTGSDWEVYPHLLIIPVAFVGGISLLFFLVGKVFADSLDPKTHR